Proteins co-encoded in one Halorussus lipolyticus genomic window:
- a CDS encoding SDR family oxidoreductase — MEETASPADSIDRVLVAGATGRTGREILRTLESTDFEVVGLARSLDDRGELLARGADEVVVGDLLEPRDAARAVRGCDAVLCAVGSGPTLAPLFGEPLVDGEGVRNLVTAAVAADCEAVVFESSIGVGDSESGMPAGFRMVLGPILRAKNDSEAALRSSGLRYTILRPGGLTDAPATGNVVVGEGGATVSGTIPRADVARLMVAALFTPEASNRTFEVVSRSGLHGTPRGLVELDWQYPDDRGPVKIEVEESEDDEDAE; from the coding sequence ATGGAGGAGACTGCTTCGCCCGCCGACTCCATCGACCGGGTGCTGGTGGCGGGGGCGACCGGACGCACCGGCCGAGAGATTCTGCGGACGCTCGAATCGACCGACTTCGAGGTCGTCGGCCTCGCGCGGTCGCTGGACGACCGAGGAGAACTCCTCGCTCGCGGGGCCGACGAGGTGGTGGTCGGCGACCTCCTCGAACCGCGGGACGCCGCCCGCGCGGTCCGTGGCTGTGACGCCGTGCTGTGCGCGGTCGGAAGCGGCCCGACGCTCGCGCCGCTCTTTGGCGAACCGCTAGTTGACGGCGAGGGCGTCCGGAACCTCGTCACCGCGGCGGTGGCCGCCGACTGCGAGGCCGTCGTCTTCGAGAGTTCCATCGGCGTCGGCGACTCCGAGAGCGGGATGCCCGCCGGGTTCCGCATGGTCCTCGGCCCGATTCTGAGAGCGAAAAACGACTCGGAGGCCGCGCTCCGGTCGTCGGGACTCCGATACACGATTCTGCGGCCCGGCGGTCTGACCGACGCGCCAGCAACCGGCAACGTGGTCGTCGGCGAGGGCGGCGCGACCGTTTCGGGGACGATTCCGCGGGCGGACGTGGCCCGGTTGATGGTCGCCGCGCTGTTCACGCCGGAGGCGAGCAATCGGACCTTCGAGGTGGTCTCGCGGTCCGGACTCCACGGGACTCCTCGGGGACTGGTCGAACTCGACTGGCAGTACCCCGACGACCGCGGCCCGGTCAAGATAGAAGTCGAAGAGAGTGAGGACGACGAAGACGCAGAATAG
- a CDS encoding PHP-associated domain-containing protein → MYAVDLHSHTRFFHGHDRAAEYYDPLGVRLLTEAARLRGLDGVALTNHDYYRSFDVAGTIPGIEITTTHGHVLVVGPDPPTRTEPGVLSPEEAVELAHDRGCAAIIAHPYRNSTVREVDAEFDAIEVNGKHPRTEQWVRKLADTHDLPLVGGSDAHYPVEVGRAYTRIDADEFSPEAIVSAIREDRVEPEVHYGRFNRALRLFYRRIHEGKGYLQQPDGAETETPGVGKPPQ, encoded by the coding sequence GTGTACGCCGTCGATTTACACTCTCACACCCGATTCTTCCACGGGCACGACCGGGCCGCCGAGTACTACGACCCGCTGGGGGTTCGACTACTGACCGAGGCCGCGCGACTCCGTGGGTTGGACGGGGTTGCGCTGACGAACCACGACTACTACCGGTCGTTCGACGTGGCCGGGACGATTCCGGGCATCGAGATTACGACCACCCACGGCCACGTCCTCGTGGTCGGCCCGGACCCGCCGACTCGGACCGAACCCGGCGTCCTCTCGCCCGAGGAGGCCGTCGAACTCGCCCACGACAGGGGGTGTGCGGCCATCATCGCCCATCCGTATCGCAACAGCACGGTCCGGGAGGTGGACGCCGAGTTCGACGCCATCGAGGTCAACGGCAAACACCCCCGGACCGAGCAGTGGGTTCGGAAGTTGGCCGACACTCACGACCTGCCGCTAGTGGGCGGGAGCGACGCTCACTACCCCGTCGAGGTCGGGCGGGCCTATACCAGAATCGACGCCGACGAGTTCTCGCCCGAAGCAATCGTCTCGGCCATCCGAGAGGACCGGGTTGAACCGGAGGTCCACTACGGCCGGTTCAACCGGGCACTCAGGTTGTTCTACCGCCGGATTCACGAGGGAAAGGGGTACCTCCAGCAACCCGACGGGGCAGAGACCGAGACCCCCGGCGTGGGCAAACCGCCGCAGTGA
- a CDS encoding Lrp/AsnC family transcriptional regulator, whose amino-acid sequence MDELDREILSILRRDARKPYTEIAEEVGTSEGTVRNRVERMTDEGVIERFTVATRTGNVKAMIELDVAVDVNTSDLGEDVADWEQVDFVWQVSGEEDIVLVVDAADTQSVNQLISKARELEEVVNTKTRLILDEKLG is encoded by the coding sequence ATGGACGAACTGGACCGCGAAATCCTCTCCATCCTGCGCCGAGACGCCCGAAAGCCCTACACCGAAATCGCCGAGGAGGTCGGCACTTCCGAAGGGACCGTTCGCAATCGGGTCGAACGAATGACCGACGAGGGGGTCATCGAACGCTTCACGGTCGCCACCCGGACCGGTAACGTCAAAGCGATGATAGAACTCGACGTGGCGGTGGACGTGAACACCTCTGACCTCGGCGAGGACGTCGCCGACTGGGAGCAGGTGGACTTCGTTTGGCAGGTATCGGGCGAGGAGGACATCGTGTTGGTCGTGGACGCCGCCGACACCCAGAGCGTGAACCAACTGATTTCGAAGGCCCGCGAGTTGGAGGAAGTCGTCAACACCAAGACGCGCCTGATTCTGGACGAGAAACTGGGGTGA
- the carA gene encoding glutamine-hydrolyzing carbamoyl-phosphate synthase small subunit has translation MSAAYVALEGGSVVEARCRAPGTSHGELVFTTAYTGYEESLTDPSYEEQVLTFAYPLIGNYGVRDERFEDERVHPSAVVARELTDDVAQWLESEDVPAVDHLDTRDLVGQIREGGAMKCGISAGPDASPEEAKAALADCPGMSDHEDIGAQVSVAERETYTPESGAEDLDVALVDCGAKGSIRESLLERDATVHVLPYDVEPAEVADLDPDVLFLSNGPGDPANFESAQSLVSEFVGEVPLAGICLGQQIIARALGGTTEKMDFGHRGVNQPVRDLRTDKVVMTTQNHGYTVAEPGDLEVTQVNVNDDTPEGLESDELDIITRQYHPEANPGPHDTLGFFDDVLELADAERRTPIAAD, from the coding sequence ATGTCGGCCGCATACGTAGCGTTGGAGGGTGGCAGTGTCGTGGAGGCACGCTGTCGCGCTCCGGGTACGTCCCACGGGGAACTGGTATTCACGACCGCATACACCGGGTACGAGGAGAGTCTGACCGACCCCTCTTACGAGGAGCAGGTCCTGACGTTCGCTTACCCACTCATCGGGAACTACGGCGTCCGAGACGAACGCTTCGAGGACGAGCGAGTCCACCCGAGCGCGGTCGTCGCGCGGGAACTCACCGACGACGTGGCCCAGTGGCTCGAATCCGAGGACGTTCCCGCGGTGGACCACCTCGACACCCGCGACCTCGTGGGCCAGATTCGAGAGGGCGGTGCGATGAAGTGCGGCATCTCGGCCGGACCCGACGCCTCGCCCGAGGAGGCCAAGGCGGCCCTCGCCGACTGTCCCGGAATGAGCGACCACGAGGACATCGGCGCGCAGGTCAGCGTCGCGGAGCGCGAGACCTACACCCCCGAGAGTGGGGCCGAGGACCTCGATGTGGCGCTGGTGGACTGTGGCGCGAAGGGAAGTATCAGAGAGTCGCTCCTCGAACGCGACGCGACGGTTCACGTCCTGCCCTACGACGTCGAACCCGCCGAAGTCGCCGACCTCGACCCCGACGTGCTGTTCCTCTCGAACGGTCCCGGCGACCCCGCGAACTTCGAGTCCGCGCAGTCGCTCGTCTCCGAATTCGTCGGCGAGGTTCCGCTCGCGGGCATCTGTCTCGGCCAGCAAATCATCGCCCGCGCGCTGGGCGGCACCACCGAGAAGATGGACTTCGGTCACCGCGGCGTCAACCAACCGGTTCGTGACCTCCGGACCGACAAGGTGGTCATGACGACCCAGAACCACGGCTACACCGTCGCCGAACCCGGTGACCTCGAAGTCACGCAGGTCAACGTCAACGACGACACCCCCGAAGGACTGGAAAGCGACGAACTCGACATCATCACGCGCCAGTACCACCCCGAGGCCAACCCCGGCCCGCACGACACCCTCGGCTTCTTCGACGACGTGCTGGAACTGGCCGACGCGGAGCGTCGAACACCCATCGCGGCCGACTGA
- a CDS encoding N-acetylmuramoyl-L-alanine amidase — protein sequence MAPSRRRFLQVAGSTAAAGALIGASNSASAYSPQPSMRWEPADSSNYTQATRSPSEMRWIIIHVTEGSYEGTISWFKNPDANVSTHYVIENDSNAEITKMLNRGDIGWHAGNGGYNDTSLGFEHEGYTDETTFTDELYRSSAKVVRYLADKCNIPLTRPSGVAPCDPYDGIGGIIGHHQVPDPYDCGYNSHTDPGSTWDWGTYMNYVQGTTLGVRFDIGEGVVTTAEVNVRSDPDIADNVIHTNPVGEVGYVQDGYVTEDGYTWWKIEYDNGVTGWSVDRFHASNAI from the coding sequence ATGGCTCCGTCACGACGACGCTTCCTGCAGGTCGCCGGTTCGACCGCGGCCGCAGGAGCCCTGATTGGTGCATCGAACTCCGCAAGTGCATACTCCCCGCAACCCAGCATGCGGTGGGAACCCGCCGATTCGAGCAACTACACCCAAGCCACTCGCAGTCCCTCCGAGATGCGGTGGATAATCATCCACGTCACCGAGGGCAGTTACGAGGGGACGATTAGCTGGTTCAAGAATCCCGACGCGAACGTCAGCACGCACTACGTCATCGAGAACGACAGCAACGCCGAAATCACGAAGATGCTCAACCGCGGCGACATCGGGTGGCACGCGGGCAACGGCGGCTACAACGACACCTCGCTGGGCTTTGAACACGAGGGGTACACCGACGAGACCACCTTCACCGACGAACTCTACCGGTCGTCGGCGAAAGTCGTCCGGTACCTCGCCGACAAGTGCAACATCCCGCTGACCCGGCCCTCGGGCGTCGCACCCTGCGACCCCTACGACGGCATCGGCGGTATCATCGGCCACCATCAGGTTCCCGACCCTTACGACTGCGGCTACAACTCCCACACCGACCCCGGTTCGACGTGGGACTGGGGCACCTACATGAACTACGTGCAGGGCACCACGCTCGGCGTCCGCTTCGACATCGGCGAGGGCGTCGTCACGACCGCCGAGGTCAACGTCCGGAGCGACCCCGACATCGCGGACAACGTAATCCACACCAACCCGGTCGGCGAAGTCGGCTACGTCCAAGACGGCTACGTCACCGAAGACGGCTACACGTGGTGGAAAATCGAGTACGACAACGGCGTCACCGGGTGGTCGGTGGACCGATTCCACGCCTCGAACGCCATCTGA